From Leifsonia sp. fls2-241-R2A-40a, one genomic window encodes:
- a CDS encoding FAD-binding protein, which yields MGEKNWAGNYEYRAERIERPASVEEMRELVVGAASVRALGSRHSFNDLADTPGLLVSTAGLPGPVRIDEAARTVTVGGGVRYGDLARELQEAGWALHNLASLPHISVAGAIATATHGSGDRNGNLATAVAGLRILNGSGELVDLRRGDDGFEGAVVGLGALGVVTEVTLDIQPTFDARQRLFGGVPWDAVLGRFDEVTSAAYSVSLFTTWDEDAVALAWLKELDGEHTLIEDDFFGASALTEARHMIPTMDVRNTTEQLGVVGPWSERLAHFRFEFTPSNGEEIQSEYLVPRARAVEAIEAVRALAPVIAPLLQISEIRTIAADDLWLSTAFGTDAVGLHFTWFRDQAGVEAVLPQLEAALLPLGARPHWGKLYVDRDGVVPSLYPRLADFAELAGRFDPEGRFRNPFLTRLLG from the coding sequence ATGGGCGAGAAGAACTGGGCTGGCAACTACGAGTACCGCGCGGAGCGCATCGAGCGGCCGGCTTCTGTCGAGGAGATGCGGGAGCTCGTGGTCGGCGCCGCGTCCGTGCGGGCGCTGGGCAGCCGGCATTCGTTCAACGACCTCGCCGACACCCCGGGGCTGCTGGTCAGCACCGCGGGGCTGCCCGGGCCGGTCCGCATCGACGAGGCGGCGCGGACGGTCACCGTCGGCGGCGGCGTCCGCTACGGCGACCTGGCCCGCGAGCTCCAGGAGGCCGGATGGGCGCTCCACAACCTCGCATCCCTCCCGCACATCTCCGTCGCGGGGGCGATCGCCACCGCGACGCACGGCTCGGGCGACCGCAACGGCAACCTGGCCACCGCGGTCGCGGGCCTGCGCATCCTGAACGGCTCGGGTGAGCTCGTCGACCTGCGGCGCGGCGATGACGGCTTCGAGGGGGCGGTGGTCGGTCTCGGCGCTCTCGGCGTGGTGACCGAGGTGACCCTCGACATCCAGCCCACGTTCGACGCCCGGCAGCGCCTCTTCGGCGGAGTGCCGTGGGATGCCGTGCTCGGCCGCTTCGACGAGGTCACCTCCGCCGCGTACAGCGTGAGCCTCTTCACCACCTGGGACGAGGATGCGGTCGCCCTCGCCTGGCTCAAGGAGCTCGACGGCGAGCACACCCTCATCGAGGACGACTTCTTCGGAGCGTCGGCGCTCACCGAGGCCCGCCACATGATTCCGACGATGGATGTGCGGAACACCACCGAGCAGCTCGGCGTGGTCGGCCCGTGGAGCGAGCGCCTCGCGCACTTCCGGTTCGAGTTCACACCATCGAACGGCGAAGAGATCCAGTCCGAGTACCTCGTGCCGCGCGCTCGCGCGGTCGAGGCGATCGAAGCGGTCCGCGCGCTCGCGCCGGTGATCGCCCCGCTGCTGCAGATCTCGGAGATCCGCACCATCGCGGCCGACGACCTGTGGCTGTCGACGGCGTTCGGGACGGACGCCGTGGGCCTGCACTTCACCTGGTTCCGCGACCAGGCCGGGGTGGAGGCGGTGCTCCCGCAGCTCGAGGCGGCGCTGCTCCCGCTGGGCGCGCGTCCGCACTGGGGGAAGCTCTACGTCGACCGCGACGGTGTCGTGCCGTCCCTCTACCCGCGCCTCGCCGACTTCGCGGAACTGGCCGGGCGCTTCGACCCCGAGGGCCGCTTCCGCAACCCGTTCCTCACGCGCCTCCTCGGCTGA
- the purD gene encoding phosphoribosylamine--glycine ligase — MKILVLGSGAREHAIITALLAEEERHEIVAAPGNAGIAQDVPVELGLDPLDGEAVTEYAVENAIELVVIGPEAPLVAGVADPLRTRGIAVFGPGKAAAQLEGSKAFAKRIMDAAGVPTGRAVRAETLAEALTAIDEFGAPYVVKADGLAAGKGVLVTEDRDAAVEHATQWLLHGGVLVEEFLDGQEVSLFLVSDGHDVLPLSPAQDYKRLLDGDAGPNTGGMGAYSPLPWLPDGFVDEVIETIALPTVRTMAREQTPFIGLLYCGLILTDRGIRVIEFNARFGDPETQVVLPRLVTPLSTLLFAAATGGLSGLPRPEFALDTAVTVVLASEGYPESPQTGRPLTGLAEAAGVPEVTIAHAATARDEATGELLATGGRVLSVVARGTGFAEARDRAYAALDHIHLAGGQYRTDIAARVADR, encoded by the coding sequence GTGAAGATTCTCGTCCTCGGTTCCGGTGCCCGTGAGCACGCCATCATCACCGCGCTCCTGGCCGAGGAGGAGCGGCACGAGATCGTCGCCGCACCCGGCAACGCCGGCATCGCGCAGGACGTGCCGGTCGAGCTCGGGCTCGATCCGCTCGACGGCGAGGCGGTCACCGAGTACGCCGTCGAGAACGCGATCGAGCTGGTCGTGATCGGTCCGGAGGCCCCGCTGGTCGCGGGCGTCGCCGACCCGCTGCGCACGCGCGGCATCGCGGTGTTCGGGCCGGGCAAGGCTGCGGCCCAGTTGGAAGGGTCGAAGGCCTTCGCGAAGCGGATCATGGATGCCGCCGGCGTCCCCACCGGCCGCGCCGTGCGCGCCGAGACCCTCGCCGAAGCGCTGACAGCGATCGACGAGTTCGGCGCTCCGTACGTCGTCAAGGCGGACGGCCTGGCCGCGGGCAAGGGCGTGCTCGTGACGGAGGACCGCGACGCCGCGGTCGAACACGCGACGCAGTGGCTGCTGCACGGCGGCGTGCTGGTCGAGGAGTTCCTCGACGGGCAGGAGGTGTCGCTGTTCCTGGTCAGCGACGGGCACGACGTGCTGCCGCTCTCCCCAGCGCAGGACTACAAGCGCCTCCTCGACGGCGACGCGGGTCCGAACACCGGCGGGATGGGCGCCTACTCCCCTCTGCCGTGGCTGCCGGACGGCTTCGTTGACGAGGTCATCGAGACGATCGCGCTGCCCACCGTGCGGACGATGGCCCGGGAGCAGACCCCGTTCATCGGGCTGCTGTACTGCGGCCTGATCCTGACCGACCGCGGCATCCGGGTGATCGAGTTCAACGCCCGCTTCGGCGACCCGGAGACCCAGGTCGTCCTCCCCCGGCTCGTCACCCCGCTGTCCACGCTGCTCTTCGCCGCCGCGACCGGCGGGCTCTCCGGGCTGCCCCGCCCGGAGTTCGCCCTGGACACCGCGGTCACCGTGGTGCTGGCGAGCGAGGGCTACCCCGAGTCGCCGCAGACCGGTCGCCCCCTCACCGGGCTGGCCGAGGCGGCCGGTGTCCCCGAGGTGACGATCGCCCACGCGGCGACCGCTCGCGACGAGGCGACCGGAGAGCTGCTCGCGACGGGCGGCCGCGTGCTGTCGGTCGTCGCCCGCGGCACCGGCTTCGCCGAGGCGCGCGACCGCGCCTACGCGGCGCTCGACCACATCCACCTCGCCGGAGGGCAGTACCGCACCGACATCGCCGCCCGCGTCGCCGACCGCTGA
- a CDS encoding sterol carrier family protein codes for MAKAKIPDEVGGPAVRTAVAGDADRNTTATAVRYLLQLLAERAPGNTVEVRVPPFGAVQCIPGPRHTRGTPPNVIETDAATWLALASGSLTWDDGLASGSVRASGQRASLEGLIPLRY; via the coding sequence ATGGCGAAGGCGAAGATCCCGGACGAGGTGGGCGGACCGGCCGTGCGAACGGCCGTCGCCGGGGACGCCGACCGCAACACCACGGCCACCGCCGTGCGCTACCTGCTCCAGCTGCTCGCGGAGCGCGCGCCCGGCAACACCGTCGAGGTCCGCGTGCCGCCCTTCGGTGCCGTGCAGTGCATCCCCGGACCCCGCCACACCCGCGGGACTCCGCCCAACGTCATCGAGACCGACGCGGCGACCTGGCTGGCCCTCGCCTCCGGCTCCCTGACCTGGGACGACGGCCTGGCGTCCGGTTCGGTGCGCGCCTCCGGCCAGCGCGCCTCCCTCGAGGGCCTCATCCCGCTTCGCTACTGA
- a CDS encoding MFS transporter, which translates to MSDTPEQPRPSDETPDARPEDAVQPEETVTPAEVSVRRSPRYFRFMITGAVLFGIIALILTFSFPENPTYDRGSVFGFLLAVCATIGVAVGAVVALLLDRATARRARSVQADRIDVRIPESGSSPARRDGSQPEPGTQNDSTSDTQS; encoded by the coding sequence ATGAGCGACACCCCCGAGCAGCCGCGCCCGAGCGACGAGACGCCCGACGCGCGGCCCGAGGACGCCGTGCAGCCCGAGGAGACGGTCACCCCGGCCGAGGTCAGCGTGCGACGCTCGCCGCGGTACTTCCGCTTCATGATCACCGGCGCCGTCCTGTTCGGGATCATCGCGCTCATCCTCACCTTCTCGTTCCCCGAGAATCCGACCTACGACCGGGGCTCCGTCTTCGGCTTCCTGCTCGCGGTGTGCGCCACGATCGGTGTCGCCGTCGGCGCGGTCGTGGCGCTCCTCCTCGATCGGGCGACCGCCCGTCGAGCGCGCAGCGTGCAGGCGGATAGAATCGACGTGCGCATCCCCGAGTCCGGCTCGTCGCCCGCGCGGCGCGACGGCTCGCAGCCGGAGCCCGGCACGCAGAACGACAGCACGAGCGACACCCAGAGCTGA
- the purF gene encoding amidophosphoribosyltransferase, with translation MAGGDGLLTHDLLPGEKGPQDACGVFGVWAPGEEVAKLSYFGLYALQHRGQESAGIATSDGDKILIYKDMGLVSQVFNENALNSLPGHIAVGHTRYSTTGASSWQNAQPTLGSTASGTVALGHNGNLTNTAELMQLVHERYPQHDGELSRGNTTDTAVVTALLTGDLDHTLESTALEVLPRLRGAFCLVFMDEHTLYAARDPQGVRPLVLGRLERGWVVASETAALDIVGASFVREVEPGELIAIDENGLRSQRFATEKRAGCVFEYVYLARPDTTIAGRGVYEARVEMGRQLAREHAVDADLVIPTPESGTPAAIGYAQASGIPFGQGLVKNSYVGRTFIQPSQTIRQRGIKLKLNPLKEVIKGKRLIVVDDSIVRGNTQRALVSMLREAGAAEVHVRISSPPITWPCFYGIDFASRAELIATGLGVEEVRQSIGADSLGYLSEDGMIDATEQPRERLCTACFTGVYPIELPDAHHLGKNLLERPSVSPTDDGSDATSDGCEPGPDSELEPLLSFGDPARQE, from the coding sequence GTGGCCGGAGGCGACGGTCTTCTCACTCACGATCTGCTGCCCGGAGAGAAGGGGCCACAGGATGCCTGCGGCGTCTTCGGCGTCTGGGCTCCCGGTGAGGAGGTCGCCAAGCTCAGCTACTTCGGGCTCTACGCGCTGCAGCACCGCGGCCAGGAGTCGGCGGGCATCGCGACGAGCGACGGCGACAAGATCCTCATCTACAAAGACATGGGGCTCGTCTCACAGGTGTTCAACGAGAACGCCCTGAACTCGCTGCCGGGCCACATCGCCGTCGGCCACACCCGCTACTCGACGACCGGCGCATCCAGCTGGCAAAACGCGCAGCCGACGCTCGGCTCCACCGCCAGCGGCACGGTCGCCCTCGGCCACAACGGCAACCTGACCAACACCGCCGAGCTCATGCAGCTCGTCCACGAGCGCTACCCGCAGCACGACGGCGAGCTCTCCCGCGGCAACACGACCGACACGGCCGTCGTCACGGCGCTGCTCACCGGCGACCTCGACCACACTCTCGAGTCGACGGCGCTGGAGGTGCTCCCGCGCCTGCGCGGCGCCTTCTGCCTGGTCTTCATGGACGAGCACACGCTCTACGCCGCGCGCGACCCGCAGGGCGTCCGCCCACTGGTGCTCGGCCGTCTGGAGCGCGGCTGGGTCGTCGCCTCCGAGACCGCAGCGCTCGACATCGTCGGCGCCAGCTTCGTTCGCGAGGTCGAGCCCGGCGAGCTGATCGCCATCGACGAGAACGGCCTCCGCAGCCAGCGCTTCGCCACCGAGAAGCGCGCGGGCTGTGTCTTCGAGTACGTCTACCTCGCGCGTCCCGACACCACCATCGCCGGGCGCGGCGTCTACGAGGCGCGCGTCGAAATGGGCCGCCAGCTCGCCCGCGAGCACGCCGTGGACGCCGACCTCGTCATCCCGACGCCCGAATCCGGCACGCCCGCGGCGATCGGCTACGCGCAGGCGTCCGGCATCCCGTTCGGTCAGGGTCTGGTCAAGAACTCCTACGTCGGCCGCACGTTCATCCAGCCGTCGCAGACCATCCGCCAGCGCGGTATCAAGCTCAAGCTGAACCCGCTGAAGGAGGTCATCAAGGGCAAGCGCCTGATCGTGGTCGACGACTCGATCGTCCGCGGCAACACGCAGCGCGCTCTGGTCTCCATGCTGCGCGAGGCGGGCGCCGCCGAGGTGCACGTCCGCATCTCCAGCCCGCCCATCACCTGGCCGTGCTTCTACGGCATCGACTTCGCCTCCCGCGCTGAGCTGATCGCGACCGGTCTGGGGGTGGAGGAGGTGCGCCAGTCCATCGGCGCCGACAGCCTCGGCTACCTCTCCGAGGACGGCATGATCGACGCCACCGAGCAGCCGCGCGAGCGTCTCTGCACGGCCTGCTTCACCGGCGTCTACCCCATCGAGCTGCCGGATGCGCACCACCTGGGCAAGAACCTGCTGGAGCGCCCGTCCGTGTCGCCCACCGACGACGGCTCCGACGCCACGTCCGACGGCTGCGAGCCCGGCCCCGACTCCGAACTCGAGCCCCTCCTCTCCTTCGGCGACCCCGCCCGGCAGGAGTAG
- the purM gene encoding phosphoribosylformylglycinamidine cyclo-ligase translates to MTDSSASYAAAGVDTAAGDRAVELMKAAVGRTHGPEVLGGVGGFAGLFDVSFLKDFARPLLATSTDGVGTKVALAQALDKHDTIGQDLVGMVVDDIVVVGARPLFMTDYIACGKVVPERIAAIVAGIAQACAQTGTALVGGETAEHPGLLGPDDYDVAGAAVGAVEADAVLGADRVRDGDVVLAMASSGLHSNGYSLVRHILAARGIGFTDQSAEFGGVVGEALLEPTRLYTAPLLRVLQDPSLAGALHSLSHVTGGGIAANLARVLPVGSWVEVDRSTWSPTPVFRILSDLAGSSLESSEGTWNLGIGMFAVVAPEAADAVAAAITADGIPTWRAGTVSTAPRDLAGFEQGAKGVDGGAVRLVGSYAG, encoded by the coding sequence GTGACAGACTCCAGCGCCTCCTACGCCGCAGCAGGCGTCGACACCGCGGCCGGCGACCGGGCCGTCGAGCTGATGAAGGCGGCGGTCGGCCGCACGCACGGACCGGAGGTCCTCGGCGGCGTCGGCGGCTTCGCCGGCCTGTTCGACGTCTCCTTCCTCAAGGACTTCGCTCGCCCGCTGCTGGCCACCTCGACCGACGGCGTCGGCACGAAGGTCGCCCTCGCGCAGGCGCTCGACAAGCACGACACGATCGGGCAGGACCTGGTCGGCATGGTCGTCGACGACATCGTCGTGGTCGGCGCACGACCGCTGTTCATGACCGACTACATCGCCTGCGGCAAGGTGGTCCCCGAGCGGATCGCCGCGATCGTCGCCGGCATCGCCCAGGCCTGCGCCCAGACCGGCACGGCCCTGGTCGGCGGCGAGACCGCCGAGCACCCCGGCCTGCTCGGCCCGGACGACTACGACGTCGCAGGCGCCGCGGTCGGCGCCGTCGAGGCCGACGCCGTGCTCGGGGCCGACCGTGTGCGCGACGGGGATGTCGTCCTCGCGATGGCCTCGTCCGGACTGCACTCCAACGGCTACTCGCTGGTGCGTCACATCCTGGCGGCCCGGGGTATCGGCTTCACCGACCAGTCCGCGGAGTTCGGTGGCGTCGTCGGCGAGGCGCTCCTCGAGCCGACGCGGCTCTACACGGCACCGCTGCTGCGGGTGCTGCAGGATCCGTCGCTCGCCGGCGCGCTCCACTCGCTCAGCCACGTGACCGGCGGGGGAATCGCGGCGAACCTCGCACGCGTGCTCCCGGTCGGCTCGTGGGTCGAGGTGGACCGTTCGACGTGGTCGCCGACGCCGGTGTTCCGCATCCTGAGCGACCTCGCGGGCAGCTCGCTCGAGTCGAGCGAGGGCACCTGGAACCTCGGAATCGGGATGTTCGCGGTCGTGGCTCCGGAGGCGGCGGATGCGGTCGCCGCGGCGATCACCGCCGACGGCATCCCCACCTGGCGCGCGGGCACGGTCTCCACCGCGCCACGCGACCTGGCCGGGTTCGAGCAGGGCGCCAAGGGCGTCGACGGCGGCGCGGTGCGCCTCGTCGGCTCCTACGCAGGCTGA
- a CDS encoding Calx-beta domain-containing protein gives MSRPHASLRLVFGVTFAAFAAVLVVAPAVAASASPSAAPSTPVPTPSSTSSRPPSPASTPASAALVPLVDCIQDAPLGAVSSRTVVLGYRSTDSAPLTMPAGAGANDLTAGAAGRGQPTEFQPGEHHGVWLLTVDAAAEPDLAWRLGTTQVPFDSAPACTAATTVTVSAPAPVAAGGVVSLSATVARMLLAAPGTGTVAFALDGGTPVGASLSPTGVALADLPVPTAGPHTVTATYRPADGSALLSSVGTVAFDAAAASSPLSVSADSVVAGSTDVSVAITRPTAVGAATVDVMTADGTAHAGPDYTALTTTVTLADGQASATVRIPLASRPPGSPAATFFVLLQRASTAVTAASATVALPAVPPAPAAAAAGGDTHAGAGGAVSSALPPDDPTAVSPAAATARAGQDLAMMLGGVLLTGGGILGAVGLVRAAGVREARA, from the coding sequence GTGAGCCGACCGCACGCCAGCCTTCGCCTGGTGTTCGGGGTCACATTCGCGGCCTTCGCGGCCGTCCTCGTCGTGGCTCCCGCGGTCGCGGCGTCCGCCTCGCCCTCCGCTGCTCCCAGCACTCCGGTCCCGACGCCGTCCTCGACGTCGAGCCGTCCCCCGAGCCCCGCCTCGACCCCCGCGTCCGCCGCGCTGGTCCCGCTCGTGGACTGCATTCAGGATGCGCCCCTCGGCGCCGTCTCGTCGCGCACGGTCGTCCTCGGCTACCGCTCGACGGACTCCGCCCCTCTCACGATGCCTGCGGGCGCCGGAGCGAACGACCTCACGGCGGGCGCCGCCGGTCGCGGGCAGCCCACGGAATTCCAACCGGGCGAGCACCACGGCGTCTGGCTGCTGACCGTGGACGCGGCGGCCGAGCCGGATCTGGCGTGGCGCCTCGGCACCACCCAGGTCCCCTTCGATTCGGCTCCCGCGTGCACGGCGGCGACCACGGTGACCGTCAGCGCCCCCGCGCCCGTCGCAGCGGGTGGCGTCGTCTCGCTGTCGGCCACGGTGGCCAGGATGCTGCTCGCCGCCCCCGGCACCGGCACGGTCGCCTTCGCTCTCGACGGGGGCACCCCGGTCGGGGCATCCCTCTCGCCGACGGGCGTCGCGCTTGCCGACCTGCCGGTGCCGACCGCCGGACCCCACACCGTGACTGCGACCTACCGTCCCGCCGACGGGTCCGCGCTCCTGTCCTCGGTCGGGACGGTCGCCTTCGACGCCGCCGCGGCCAGTTCACCGCTCAGCGTCTCAGCGGACTCGGTCGTCGCCGGGAGCACGGATGTCTCCGTCGCGATCACCCGGCCGACCGCCGTCGGGGCTGCGACCGTCGACGTCATGACCGCCGACGGCACCGCGCACGCCGGCCCGGACTACACGGCGCTCACGACCACGGTCACGCTGGCCGACGGGCAGGCCTCCGCCACGGTGCGCATCCCGCTCGCCTCTCGACCGCCCGGCTCGCCCGCGGCGACCTTCTTCGTGCTGCTGCAGCGCGCGTCCACCGCGGTCACGGCCGCCTCCGCGACCGTCGCGCTGCCGGCCGTTCCGCCGGCGCCCGCCGCGGCTGCAGCGGGCGGCGACACCCACGCGGGCGCCGGCGGCGCGGTGTCCTCCGCGCTCCCGCCGGACGACCCCACGGCCGTCAGCCCGGCGGCCGCCACCGCACGGGCCGGACAAGACCTCGCGATGATGCTCGGCGGGGTCCTGCTGACCGGTGGCGGCATCCTGGGCGCCGTCGGACTGGTCCGCGCCGCGGGGGTACGCGAAGCGCGGGCATGA
- a CDS encoding DUF3073 domain-containing protein yields MGRGRQKAKHTKIARQLKSFSPNVNYDALERELTGHSHGEDEQYAKWAEYESDEETESEDAYEYEDEDEETGTPKRA; encoded by the coding sequence ATGGGGCGCGGCCGTCAAAAGGCAAAACACACCAAGATTGCGCGGCAGTTGAAGTCGTTCAGTCCCAATGTGAACTACGACGCCCTGGAGCGTGAGCTCACTGGTCATTCCCACGGCGAAGACGAGCAGTACGCCAAGTGGGCCGAGTACGAGTCGGACGAAGAGACCGAGTCGGAAGACGCCTACGAGTACGAGGACGAAGACGAGGAGACGGGCACTCCGAAGCGCGCGTAG
- a CDS encoding NAD(P)-binding domain-containing protein has product MSTTRTDTQVVVIGAGQAGLAVAYYLRRFELTPGVDFIVYDRGPRTGGAWQHRWDALKLGSAHHVNDLPGMAELGLSFETADRSLPARDIVAGYYRRYEEHFGLQVQRPVAVHSVRDRGADLIVEHSAGETATRMVVNASGTWGSPFVPYYPGMNSFAGRHIHTSTYVSADEFAGQSVVVAGGGTSAIGFLLELEGVAESLTWATRRPVDFRDESELTIEGGVAAVAMQDAAARAGQALPSIVSGTGVPRTRRIAAGIERGVLIERPMFTSIEEHGVRWADGSFTRADAIIWATGFRPELRHLAPLRLREKSGGLTVGSGASWQDPRIFLAGYGPQASTIGANRAGRIIARQIMAQL; this is encoded by the coding sequence GTGAGCACGACCAGGACCGACACCCAGGTGGTGGTGATCGGCGCAGGCCAGGCCGGTCTCGCCGTCGCCTACTATCTTCGTCGGTTCGAGCTGACTCCGGGGGTCGATTTCATCGTCTACGACCGCGGTCCGCGCACCGGCGGCGCGTGGCAGCACCGGTGGGATGCGCTCAAGCTCGGGAGCGCTCATCACGTCAACGACCTCCCGGGGATGGCCGAGCTCGGGCTGAGCTTCGAGACGGCCGACCGCTCCCTCCCGGCGAGGGACATCGTCGCCGGATACTACCGTCGCTACGAGGAGCACTTCGGCCTCCAGGTGCAGCGGCCGGTGGCCGTGCACAGCGTGCGCGATCGCGGTGCCGATCTCATCGTCGAGCACAGCGCGGGCGAGACGGCGACGCGCATGGTCGTCAACGCGTCGGGGACCTGGGGGTCGCCGTTCGTGCCCTATTACCCCGGGATGAACAGCTTCGCCGGGCGGCACATCCACACCTCGACCTACGTCTCGGCGGACGAGTTCGCCGGTCAGTCTGTGGTCGTTGCGGGCGGCGGCACGAGCGCGATCGGCTTTCTGCTGGAGCTGGAGGGCGTGGCCGAGTCGCTGACGTGGGCGACCCGGCGTCCGGTCGACTTCCGCGACGAGTCCGAGCTCACTATCGAGGGCGGTGTGGCCGCTGTGGCGATGCAGGATGCGGCGGCCCGCGCCGGCCAGGCGCTGCCCTCCATCGTCAGCGGGACGGGCGTGCCGCGCACCCGCCGGATCGCCGCGGGCATCGAGCGCGGCGTGCTGATCGAGCGGCCCATGTTCACGAGCATCGAGGAGCACGGGGTGCGGTGGGCGGACGGCTCGTTCACTCGCGCCGACGCGATCATCTGGGCGACGGGCTTCCGCCCGGAGCTCCGTCACCTCGCACCGCTGCGGCTGCGCGAGAAGAGCGGCGGACTGACCGTCGGCTCGGGCGCATCGTGGCAGGACCCGCGCATATTCCTCGCCGGGTATGGCCCGCAGGCGTCGACCATCGGGGCGAACCGCGCCGGACGCATCATCGCCCGCCAGATCATGGCGCAGCTGTAG
- a CDS encoding glycogen debranching N-terminal domain-containing protein yields the protein MTQPLQPLLHDSVVVLTAPSQAWSAGDGRIDGYGIHGFYHSDVRVLDRVLLTVGDGPTEHIATAGPEASTAVFTALARGLDDATADPRVRIEQTRTVRSASLEERIVLRNALSESIRTTLRMELGADFTAMQNLKAGFAGSEHPVTVTADGSGAVMHSGPVSARVRAEGAEILVADTRVTVRWDVEVPAHGDVAVGWHIEVADPSAVVAGAAPSDEWAAFRAATGDSRLAAWLQRAIADLQSLRMSTVDDPDDVFLAAGAPWFFTLFGRDSLWAARMLLPLGHELAASTLRVLAHYQGTRTVAETAEQPGKIMHELRPAPLAIPGEGMLLPPLYYGTVDATALWICLLHDAWKWGMPDDEIAPLLPHLEAALGWMRDYGDSDGDGFLEYIDTTGHGLANQGWKDSGDSIQWRDGTLAEGPIALCEVQGYAYEAAIGGAQLLDAFGRPGAEDWRTWAADLKQRFAEAFWIDDPAGAYPAVALDAAKRKVDTVTSNIGHLLGTGIVGDGQAELIARRLVSPELCSGFGLRTMSTDSTGYWPLSYHGGSVWAHDTAIAIGGLAREGFRAEAGLLADGLLAAADGFDYRMPELHSGDSARVTSTPIPYPAACRPQAWSAAAAVAVLSARLGLSPDAPAGRFDVDPEPGAGRIQVSGLRFAGRPRDVEV from the coding sequence ATGACCCAACCCCTCCAGCCGCTCCTCCACGACAGCGTCGTGGTGCTGACCGCTCCCTCCCAGGCCTGGTCGGCCGGCGACGGGCGGATCGACGGGTACGGGATCCACGGCTTCTACCATTCGGACGTCCGCGTGCTCGACCGCGTGCTGCTCACCGTCGGCGACGGCCCGACGGAGCACATCGCGACCGCCGGTCCGGAGGCGTCGACCGCGGTCTTCACCGCACTCGCCCGCGGCCTCGACGACGCGACAGCCGACCCGCGCGTGCGCATCGAGCAGACGCGGACGGTCCGTTCCGCATCGCTGGAGGAGCGCATCGTGCTGCGCAACGCGCTGAGTGAGAGCATCCGGACCACACTGAGGATGGAGCTCGGGGCCGACTTCACGGCCATGCAGAACCTCAAGGCCGGGTTCGCGGGAAGCGAGCATCCCGTGACGGTCACGGCCGACGGGAGCGGGGCCGTCATGCACAGCGGGCCGGTCTCGGCCCGCGTCCGCGCGGAGGGCGCCGAGATCCTCGTCGCCGACACGCGCGTCACCGTGAGGTGGGACGTGGAGGTGCCCGCACACGGAGACGTCGCGGTCGGATGGCACATCGAGGTCGCGGACCCGTCGGCCGTCGTCGCCGGTGCCGCGCCGTCGGACGAATGGGCGGCGTTCCGCGCGGCCACCGGCGACTCGCGGCTCGCCGCCTGGCTGCAGCGCGCGATCGCCGACCTGCAGTCGCTGCGGATGTCGACGGTCGACGATCCGGACGATGTGTTCCTCGCTGCGGGCGCGCCCTGGTTCTTCACGCTGTTCGGCCGCGACTCCCTGTGGGCCGCCCGAATGCTGCTCCCGCTCGGTCACGAGCTCGCCGCCTCGACGCTGCGGGTCCTCGCCCACTACCAGGGCACGCGAACGGTCGCCGAGACGGCCGAGCAGCCGGGCAAGATCATGCACGAGCTGCGGCCCGCTCCGCTGGCGATCCCCGGCGAGGGCATGCTGCTCCCCCCGCTCTACTACGGCACCGTCGACGCCACCGCGCTGTGGATCTGCCTGCTGCACGACGCGTGGAAGTGGGGGATGCCCGACGACGAGATCGCGCCGCTGCTTCCTCACCTCGAAGCCGCCCTGGGGTGGATGCGCGACTACGGCGACAGCGACGGCGACGGCTTCCTGGAGTACATCGACACGACGGGCCACGGTCTCGCGAACCAGGGGTGGAAAGACTCGGGCGACTCCATCCAATGGCGGGATGGAACACTCGCGGAGGGTCCGATCGCGCTGTGCGAGGTCCAGGGCTACGCCTACGAGGCGGCGATCGGGGGCGCTCAGCTGTTGGACGCGTTCGGTCGACCGGGCGCCGAGGACTGGCGCACGTGGGCGGCCGACCTGAAGCAGCGGTTCGCCGAGGCGTTCTGGATCGACGACCCCGCGGGCGCCTACCCCGCCGTCGCGCTCGACGCGGCAAAGCGAAAGGTCGACACCGTGACCAGCAACATCGGGCACCTGCTCGGGACAGGCATCGTCGGCGACGGTCAGGCGGAACTCATCGCCCGGCGTCTGGTCTCCCCGGAACTCTGCTCAGGCTTCGGTCTGCGGACGATGTCGACCGACTCCACCGGCTACTGGCCGCTGAGCTACCACGGCGGCAGTGTGTGGGCGCACGACACGGCGATCGCGATCGGCGGGCTCGCGCGGGAAGGGTTCCGAGCCGAGGCCGGACTGCTCGCGGACGGCCTGCTCGCCGCCGCTGACGGCTTCGACTACCGGATGCCCGAGCTGCACTCCGGCGACAGCGCGCGGGTGACGAGCACGCCCATCCCGTACCCTGCGGCGTGCCGGCCGCAGGCGTGGTCCGCCGCCGCCGCTGTCGCGGTCCTGAGCGCGCGGCTGGGCCTGAGTCCGGACGCACCCGCGGGACGCTTCGACGTCGACCCCGAGCCGGGTGCCGGCCGCATCCAGGTCTCGGGCCTCCGCTTCGCCGGACGGCCCCGCGACGTGGAGGTCTGA